The genomic segment GCCCAAGGCCGAGCAGCCCGAAGCGCAGGAGCAGGCAGCTGAGCAGCCCGCCGAGGCCGTGAAGGACGAGGAGGCACAGGAAGTGCCCGCCGAGTCCCCCGCGACCGTGCGGGCCGAAGCCGAGGCGCCCCAGGCTCCTCAGGCCGAGCAGGCCGTCGAAGAGGTGCCTGAGGTGTCCGTGCCCGCTCCGGCGGCGAAGACGACCCGGCGGCGTGCTCGCCGGGTGGCCTCCCGGCCGGCGGGCCCGCCGGTCACGGCCAACGAGAACAGCTAGAAGACAGGGTTAGGCCACCCCGGTTGTCCCGTGATCCGGGGTGGCACGTAACCTGTAAGACGGCCCGCCCGTAGTGGCAGGCCAGCATTGTGCGCCCACCAGCACGCGGTAGCTCGCGGGCGGCGCGTACAAGCCCCCACCCTATTGTCGAGTTAGCAGGAGACACCCGTGTCGGCGTACGCGATCGTCAAGACCGGCGGCAAGCAGTACAAGGTGGCCGTCGGCGACGTCGTCGAGGTCGAGAAGCTCGAGGGCGAGCCGGGCACCGAACTCACCTTCCCCGCCGTGCTGTACGTGGATGGCGGAGATGTCACCACGGACGCCGACGCGCTCGCGAAGGTCTCGGTCACCGGCAAGGTCGTCGAGCAGACCAAGGGTCCCAAGATCCGCATCCACAAGTTCAAGAACAAGACCGGCTACCACAAGCGGCAGGGTCACCGGCAGAAGCTGACCCGCCTCGAAGTCACCGGCATCACCAAGTAAGGGGTTCAGGCAGCCATGGCACACAAGAAGGGCGCGTCCAGCTCCCGCAACGGTCGTGACTCGAACCCGCAGTACCTCGGCGTCAAGCGGTTCGGTGGCCAGGTCGTCAAGGCGGGCGAGATCCTCATCCGCCAGCGCGGCACCAAGTTCCACCCGGGCGTGAACGTCGGTCGCGGCGGTGACGACACCCTGTTCGCGCTGGAGCACGGCTCGGTCGAGTTCGGTTCCAAGCGCGGCCGCAAGACGGTCAACATCGTGCCGGTCGAGGCCTGAGCCTCCGACCGAGCGAACACCACCGGGCGGTGTGGTCTGCGTAGCACGCAGACCGCACCGCCCGTTCGCATGTAGACAGCAGTTTCTGGAGAGGGCAGGCAATGGCGTCCCGGTTCGTCGACCGTGCGGTGATCCATCTGGCCGCCGGCAACGGTGGGAACGGCTGCGCCTCGGTGCACCGTGAGAAGTTCAAGCCGCTCGGCGGTCCCGACGGCGGCAACGGCGGCAACGGCGGTGATGTGCTGCTGATCGTCGACCCCAACGTGCACACCCTGCTCGACTTCCACTTCCGCCCGCACGCGCGGGCGGGCAACGGCAAGATCGGCCAGGGCAGCAACCGGTCCGGGGCCGCGGGCGAGACACTGGAACTGCGCGTGCCGGACGGCACGGTGGTGATGACCGAACGCGGTGAGGTGCTCGCCGACCTGATCGGTCCCGGCACCACCTTCGTCGCGGCCCAGGGCGGCCGGGGCGGGCTCGGCAACGCCTCGCTGGCGTCCAAGGCCCGCAAGGCACCCGGTTTCGCGTTGCTCGGTGAGCCGGGCGAGGCCCGTGATCTGGTGCTGGAGCTGCGTTCGGTCGCCGACGTCGGCCTGCTCGGCTTCCCCTCGGCAGGCAAGTCCTCGCTGATCTCGGTGCTTTCGGCAGCCAAGCCGAAGATCGCCGACTACCCGTTCACCACGCTGGTGCCGAACCTCGGCGTGATCACCGCGGGCGACACCGTGTTCACCATGGCCGACGTGCCGGGGCTGATCCCCGGCGCCAGCCAGGGCAAGGGCCTCGGCCTGGACTTCCTGCGGCACATCGAGCGCTGCGCGGTGCTGGTGCACGTGGTCGACTGCGCCACCTTCGAGCCCGGCCGTGATCCGGTGTCCGATGTGGACGCGCTGGAGGCGGAGCTGGCCCGCTACACCCCGAGCCTGGGCGGCGACCTGGCCGACCGGCCGCGCGTGGTGGTGCTGAACAAGGTGGACGTGCCCGACGCGGCCGAGCTCGCCGAAATGGTGCGCCCGGAGTTCGAGAAGCGCGGCCTGGAGGTCTTCGAGGTCTCCACGGCGTCGCGCAAGGGCCTGCGCGAGCTGACCTACGCGCTCGGCGCGGTGGTCGAGCGCTACCGGGCCGAGCAGCCGCCGCCGGAGGCGGAGAAGGTCGTGCTCAAGCCGCTGGCGGTGGACGACAGCGGGTTCACCGTCGAGCCCGATCCCGAGGAAGAGGGCGCCTTCGTCGTGCGCGGCACCCGGCCGGAGCGCTGGATCCGGCAGACCGACTTCGGCAACGACGAAGCCGTCGGGTACCTCGCCGACCGGTTGAACCGGCTCGGCGTCGAGGACGCGCTGGCCCGCAAGGGCGCGGTGCCCGGCAGCCAGGTCACCATCGGCGACATCTCCTTCGAATGGCAGCCCTCCACCCCGGGCGCGGCGGTGCACCTTTCCGGCCGCGGTACCGACGTGCGGCTCGAAGGCACGGACCGGATCAGCGCGTCCGAGCGCAAGGAAGCCCGGCGCATCCGGCGTGACGGCCCGGACGAGGAGTCCGAAGGTGAGTGAGACGCGGCGGGCGGTTTCGGGCGCCCGGCGGCTGGTGGTCAAGGTCGGTTCCTCGGCGCTGACCACCGCGGGTGACGGCCTCGACGTGCGCAGGCTCGACGCGCTGGTGGACGCGATCGCCGCGCGCATCAGCGCGGGCAGTCAGATCGTGCTGGTCTCGTCCGGCGCGATCGGAGCGGGCCTGGCGCCGTTGTCGCTGGCCAAGCGCCCCCGTGACCTCGCTTCGCAGCAGGCCGCGGCGAGCGTGGGCCAGCTCGCGCTCGCGCACGCGTACGGCGAATCGTTCGGCCGGTACTCGCTGACCGTGGGCCAGGTGCTGCTCACCTCGGACGACGTGGTCCGCCGCGCGCACTACCGCAACGCGCAGCGCACCTTCTCGCGGTTGCTCGCGCTCGGCGCGGTCCCGGTGGTCAACGAGAACGACACGGTGGCCACCGAGGAGATCAAGTTCGGCGACAACGACCGGCTCGCCGCACTGGTGGCGCACCTGGTCGCCGCCGACGCCCTGGTCCTGCTGTCCGATGTGGACGGCCTGTACGACGGGGACCCGCGATCCGGGGCGACCCGCCGGATCGACGAGGTGACCGGCGAGGCCGACGTCGACGGCATCACCGTCGGCATGTCGAGTTCGGGGCTGGGCACCGGCGGCATGGTGTCCAAGCTGGCTGCCGCCCGGACCGCCGCCGCGGCGGGCATCCCGGTGCTGCTCGCCGGTGCGACGCAGGCGGCCGACGCGCTCGGTGAAGCCGAAGTGGGCACCGCGTTCGCGGCCGCGGACAGCCGCCTGTCGGCGCGGCGGTTCTGGCTCGGTTACGCGACGGACGCCCGTGGCCGCTTGCACCTCGACGACGGCGCGGTGGCCGCCGTGGTGAGCCGGCGCCGATCCCTGCTCGCCGCCGGGATCACCGGCGTCGACGGTGACTTCGACGCCGGTGACGTGGTGGACCTGGTCGACCCGGCGCAGCGCGTGGTCGCGCGCGGGGTGGTCGCCTTCGACGCGGTGGAACTGCCGGAGCTGATCGGCCGCTCGAGCCACGACCTGCCCGCCGAACAGCGGCGCGAGGTCGTGCACGCCGACGATCTGGTGCCGTTCGGCCGCTGACTCAGGCCAGGCGGGCGATCGCGGCGGCCAGCAACGCGGCCAGGATCGGCGGTTCGGTGCTCCGCACCAGGTAGTTGGCCAGGCTCGGCTGCACGCCGACGGCCGGGTCCTGTGCCGAGATCCGGCTGTACTCGTCGACGAGCCGGTCGAGCTCGTCTTCGAGCAGCCCGGCCGCGGCTTTCAGCTCACGCTCGGTGGGTGGGTCGCTCGGGTGGTTCACAGCTGCCTCTCGCCAGGGGTGGTAACTGCTCAGACGTACGGTGAGCCTGGACGTTCCCCTATGTCCGCTGATTTGTCCATAATCGAAACGGTGTCATCGAAACAGTGTCGCGATTATCTCCGTAGATAGGCGAGCACGGCGAGCACCCGCCGGTTGGTGTCCGCGGCGGGCGGCAGGTCCAGTTTGGTCAGGATGTTGCCCACGTGCTTGGCGATCGCCGCCTCGGAGACGACCAGCCGCCGCGCGATCTCGGTGTTGGAGTGCCCCTCGGCGACCAGCGCCAGCACCTCGGTCTCCCTGGTGGACAAGCGGTTCAGCGGATCGCGGTGGCGGCTGAGCAACTGGCGCACCACCTGCGGGTCCACCACCGTGCCCCCGGCCACCACCTGCCGCAGCGCGGTGGCGAACTCCTCGACGTCGACCACGCGGTCCTTGAGCAGGTAGCCCACGCCGCGCCCGTCCCCGGAGTCCAGCAGTTCGGCGGCCCCGCTGCGCTCGACGTACTGGCTCAACGCGAGCACCGCCAGCCCCGGGTACGCCCGGCGCAGTTCCACCGCGGCACGCAGGCCTTCGTCGGTGAAGTCCGGCGGCATCCGGATGTCGGTCACCACCAGGTCGGGGCGGTGTTCGGCGACCGCGCGAGCCAGTTCATCGGCGTCCCCGACGGCCGCCACCACCTCGAAACCGAAGCGGGTGAGCAGTCCGGCCAAGCCCTCGCGCAGGAGCACGCCGTCTTCGGCCAGCACTACTCGGACGGACAAGGCAACTCCACACGCACGATGGTCGGACCACCAGCCGGACTGGACAGGACCATTCTGCCGTCGAGCACCGCGACCCGGTCGGCCAAGCCGGTCAAACCCGTGCCACGCAGTGGATCGGCGCCGCCGTGCCCGTCGTCCCGGACCTCCAGCAGCAGTGAACCGCGTTCAAGCCGCACGTCGATCTCGACCGCCGTGGCCGCGCTGTGCTTGGCGGCGTTGGCCAGCGCTTCCGAGGCGACGAAGTAGGCGGTGCCCTCGACCGAGCCGGGCAGCCGCCCTCGCAGTGCACTGTGGACGGTCACCGGCACGGCCGAGCGGTCGGCCAGCTCACCCAGCGCGGCCGGAAGACCGCGCTCGGTGAGCACCTGCGGGCGGATGCCGTGGATGAACTCGCGCAACTCGGCCATCAGCAACTTGGCTTGGTCGTGCGCGTCGGCGAGTTGCTGCGCGGCAGGCGAATCCGGCGGCAGGTCGAGGCGGGCGAGGCCGAGCCGCAGGGTCAGGCTGACCAGCCGCTGCTGGGCGCCGTCGTGCAGGTCGCGCTCGATGCGGCGCCGTTCGGCTTCGAAGGCGTCGACCAGCCGGGCGCGCGACCGCGCCACTTCGACCAGCTGGTCGCCCTGCAGCAAGGTCCTGGCCAGCATGCCGTGCAACCCGGCGACCAGGGTGCCGAGGTAGGCGAGCGCGGCGACCATCCCAAGTCCGGCGAGCGCGCCCCAGACGGACTCGCCGAGCGTGCTGACGGTCAGGAAGCCGACCGACACCGCGCCACCGCCGATCAGCAGCGGGCTCGTCAGCAATGCCCCGGCCAGCACGGCGAACACGACCACCGACCCGCAGGCGGCGAGCACCACGGTGCCCAGGAGCACCACGTATCCCAGTTCGCGCCAGGTGGCGGCCTCGGTGTACCGGGTGCGCACCCAGGAATCGAGGCCCGGCGCGGACGGCCGCCGGTGGCCCGAGGTGACCGGACGCGGATCCACCAGCCGCAGGCGCCGGCGTTCCAGCCCGGCCAGCGGCAGCGCCACCAGCGGCCCGCCCAGGCCGAAGGTCAGCGCGCCGAGGGCGAGCAGCACCGCGGCCGGTCCCGTGCGGTCCGAAAAGGACTCGGCGACCAGCACCAGCCACGGCAGGCAGAGCAGGCAGAGCGCGCCCGCGGCGGCCGAGGCCGTGGCCAGCGAGCTGAGCAGGTAGACCGCCGCGCGCCACGGCCAGCGGCCGAGCAGGAACCCCCGCGTGCCCAGTGCGTCGAGCGCGGTCGTCACGAATCCGACCCTAGTCGCTCCTCCGGTGAGTCAAGGTCGCGCTCTCCGCGCCCAGGCAGCCTCGCCCGTCCCCTCGGCCGAACGCCAGGAGTGGGGCATTACCAGCGTTGAATGCAAGTAATGCCCCACTCATAGCATTGCCGGGGCGCGGG from the Amycolatopsis magusensis genome contains:
- the rplU gene encoding 50S ribosomal protein L21, whose protein sequence is MSAYAIVKTGGKQYKVAVGDVVEVEKLEGEPGTELTFPAVLYVDGGDVTTDADALAKVSVTGKVVEQTKGPKIRIHKFKNKTGYHKRQGHRQKLTRLEVTGITK
- the rpmA gene encoding 50S ribosomal protein L27 — protein: MAHKKGASSSRNGRDSNPQYLGVKRFGGQVVKAGEILIRQRGTKFHPGVNVGRGGDDTLFALEHGSVEFGSKRGRKTVNIVPVEA
- the obgE gene encoding GTPase ObgE; the encoded protein is MASRFVDRAVIHLAAGNGGNGCASVHREKFKPLGGPDGGNGGNGGDVLLIVDPNVHTLLDFHFRPHARAGNGKIGQGSNRSGAAGETLELRVPDGTVVMTERGEVLADLIGPGTTFVAAQGGRGGLGNASLASKARKAPGFALLGEPGEARDLVLELRSVADVGLLGFPSAGKSSLISVLSAAKPKIADYPFTTLVPNLGVITAGDTVFTMADVPGLIPGASQGKGLGLDFLRHIERCAVLVHVVDCATFEPGRDPVSDVDALEAELARYTPSLGGDLADRPRVVVLNKVDVPDAAELAEMVRPEFEKRGLEVFEVSTASRKGLRELTYALGAVVERYRAEQPPPEAEKVVLKPLAVDDSGFTVEPDPEEEGAFVVRGTRPERWIRQTDFGNDEAVGYLADRLNRLGVEDALARKGAVPGSQVTIGDISFEWQPSTPGAAVHLSGRGTDVRLEGTDRISASERKEARRIRRDGPDEESEGE
- the proB gene encoding glutamate 5-kinase, which translates into the protein MSETRRAVSGARRLVVKVGSSALTTAGDGLDVRRLDALVDAIAARISAGSQIVLVSSGAIGAGLAPLSLAKRPRDLASQQAAASVGQLALAHAYGESFGRYSLTVGQVLLTSDDVVRRAHYRNAQRTFSRLLALGAVPVVNENDTVATEEIKFGDNDRLAALVAHLVAADALVLLSDVDGLYDGDPRSGATRRIDEVTGEADVDGITVGMSSSGLGTGGMVSKLAAARTAAAAGIPVLLAGATQAADALGEAEVGTAFAAADSRLSARRFWLGYATDARGRLHLDDGAVAAVVSRRRSLLAAGITGVDGDFDAGDVVDLVDPAQRVVARGVVAFDAVELPELIGRSSHDLPAEQRREVVHADDLVPFGR
- a CDS encoding response regulator transcription factor — translated: MSVRVVLAEDGVLLREGLAGLLTRFGFEVVAAVGDADELARAVAEHRPDLVVTDIRMPPDFTDEGLRAAVELRRAYPGLAVLALSQYVERSGAAELLDSGDGRGVGYLLKDRVVDVEEFATALRQVVAGGTVVDPQVVRQLLSRHRDPLNRLSTRETEVLALVAEGHSNTEIARRLVVSEAAIAKHVGNILTKLDLPPAADTNRRVLAVLAYLRR
- a CDS encoding sensor histidine kinase; translation: MTTALDALGTRGFLLGRWPWRAAVYLLSSLATASAAAGALCLLCLPWLVLVAESFSDRTGPAAVLLALGALTFGLGGPLVALPLAGLERRRLRLVDPRPVTSGHRRPSAPGLDSWVRTRYTEAATWRELGYVVLLGTVVLAACGSVVVFAVLAGALLTSPLLIGGGAVSVGFLTVSTLGESVWGALAGLGMVAALAYLGTLVAGLHGMLARTLLQGDQLVEVARSRARLVDAFEAERRRIERDLHDGAQQRLVSLTLRLGLARLDLPPDSPAAQQLADAHDQAKLLMAELREFIHGIRPQVLTERGLPAALGELADRSAVPVTVHSALRGRLPGSVEGTAYFVASEALANAAKHSAATAVEIDVRLERGSLLLEVRDDGHGGADPLRGTGLTGLADRVAVLDGRMVLSSPAGGPTIVRVELPCPSE